The genome window TTATTTTATTAAATAAAAAACAAATTAATATTAATAATATTGAAGTAAGAATAATTCTAATAATATTAGCAATTAATGGATTTGTTTCTTTAAGAGCTATTTTATAAAGTGCTGCTGAGAAAGTCCAGCATATGGCAGAAATTAAAGAAGCTAATTCTCCTAACATTAAATTTTTAAGTTATTTTATAATATATAAAAGTTAAGCTGTGATAAATTTATATTAATAATCCTATTTCAAATCCTTCATGAATTGCGTGATATATTTTTCGTGGAAACTTACAATCACCAATACAATAAATTTCAGAAATCTTTCCTTTCAATTTCTCAAATAATTCCCGATTAGATTCATTGCCTACCGCGACTATAATAGAATCTGCAGGAAGAAAAACTTCTTTATCTTTGTTTAAGAAAAATACGCCTCTTTTTGTTAACTTTTTTAATTTTACTCCAGTATATATTTTAACTTTAGCTTGTTTTAGCATTCTCATAAGTTCTATTTTGTTAAACTCTGTTTTTTCATCAGCCAGAATTTCTTCGCGAGCTTCCAACAATGTCACTTTCTTTTTCATATTCGCAATAAATATGGCTACTTCACAACCAGTAACTCCTCCACCTATGACTATAATATTCTTGCCTATTTCTTTCCTTTGAAAATTATTTAGTACTTCTATAGCAGTATATGTTCTTACTCCTTTCTCTATAGGAATATTGATTGACTTTGTTTTAGTTCCTGTTGCTATTACTACTACATCAAAATTATTTTTAACTATCATTTCAGTAGTAACTTCTCTTCCTAAAATAAGCTCTATTGGCATTTCTTTTAGACGTTTATTAAACCATTCTATTAAGTTCTTAATATCTCTTTTAAAAACAGGGCGTGAACCTGGTATAAGTTTTCCACCTAAAATAGGCTCTTTTTCAAATAATGTTACTTTATGTCCACGAAGTGCAAGTGTTAAAGCAGCTTCCATACCTGCAGGCCCACCACCAATTATAGCGACTTTTTTCTTTACAACTGCTTCTGTTATTTGCATTTTTGATTCTAATCCAACATTAACATTTATTGCGCATTTTAAACTTTGATACTGAGTTACTCGTGCAATACATTCATTACAACGGATACACTTACGTATTTCTTCATATTTGCCTTCTTTTGCTTTTCTTGGCCACTCAGGATCAGCAATAAGAGCTCTACCTAATGCTACAAGGTCAGCTTTATTTGAGAATAATATTTCCTCTGCCATTAAAGGTTCAACAATAGAACCGCCGATTATCACAGGAATTTTTACCTTTTGTTTAACAATTTCTGCTCCTTTGTATGATTGTTTTGTATATATTGGAAGTGGAACTCGAAATATATTTAGATAATCTGCACCAAAATCCTCTAATAGAGCAGCTGCTTTTTGAGCTTCTGAAAAAGTAAATTCTTTTCCATTCATAAAGTAGAAATTGTCACCAGCTCCAAATCTAAAACCTATAGGAAACCCATCACCAACATATCCTCTAATTGAATCAACAATTTCTCTAATAATTCTCATTCTGTTTTCAAAGCCTCCTCCATATTTATCGTTTCTCTTATTTGTTTGCTTTAGCATAAATCTACTGAGAATATCTGGAAAGAGGGCATGAATTTCTACTCCATCAAACCCAGCTATTTTAGCTCTTTTTGCAGCTTTACCGAAAAGATTAACTATAGATTCTATATCTTTTAAACTTAGTTCTTCTATATTAATTAAAGCTTCTTTATTGGTATTCTCATTTTTTTTACATAGTTCATTACTCCTTCGTCCATAATAACTCAATTGAGCAAAAATTTTTGTATCGTACCTATGGACTTGTTCTACTAGAAAATTTAATCCTGCAATAAACCTATCATTGTGTATTCCTATCTGATTGCCTAAATCTCTACTTGATTCATCACCAATGAAAGTGTATCCTGTAATTATTAAGCCAACCCCTCCCTTAGCTCTTTCTTCATAATAATAGGTTAGACGTTCAGTGATCGAACCATCTGGAGCAGCAAAATAAGTGCACATAGGTGACATTACGATTCTATTCTTTATTTCGACATTAGCTATGCTCGCAGGTTCAAAAAGTTTTTTAAATATCACACTCTGCTCACATCTTATTCTTCTCTTAACCAATGCATAATTTTTTAATATTGAGGGTTTAAAAATAATGAGTAAACTTTAAAGCTGCTCATTACTTAAATTATTGAATAAGGTTTAATTCCTTTAATTTAGCTTTAGTTGGTATGCCATTTTCTTTATTCCAACCTCTAGCTTCATAATACTCATCTAACATAATGTTGAAATACTCTGGTTTAATGCATGCTCCCTTAAAAGGTTCATCTGGTATTGGTTCATACATGAATCTCCAAGGCAGTGTATCATCTTTTCTGGTAAATCCTTCTCTAACATTAAATAGTCTTGTTAAGTTATAAACTCTTTCACCAATTTTATTCAATGCTTCTTCTGTAAATTTCCATCCCGTAACCGCCTCTAAAAGCTCTGGGAGCATATTGTAACCAAAGAAATACCAAACGTGTGTACATATTCCAAGACTGTGTAACCATGCATTGCTATTTTGAGTTTTGACTACTAATCTTGCTCTTCTTCTTAATTCTTTCTCTTCAAATACTGCTGGTTCAAGCGATGCCAAATGTACTTCCTCAGCAATCCAAGCACGAAGATGACAAGCTCCCCTATCAGCTGTTGCAAGAGCTAGAGCCATAGCCGGAAAATTTTTTGGTAAGTATCCTGGATATTCAAGACCCTTCGTGTGAATAGCATATTTTTCTGATCCTTTTCCAATTTCTTGTGAAGCTCTCATTGTACCTTCTCCAAGCAATTTACCTATGCCCTTACGTTCGCCAATCATTTTAATTAATTCGATAAAAGCCTCGCAGTTACCAAATCTTAAATCTAATCCATTTACATCATCTTTTGTAAGAATCCCATTTTCATAACATTCCATAGCAAAAGCTATACTTGCACCTGTTGAAATACCATCCATTCCATATAAATTACATAAGTAGTTTCCATATATAATCGTAGGGACATCTGAAATTGCACATACGGGTCCTAAACAAGATAAACTTTCATACTCAGGACCGACTCCTTCAATACCTGCATATTTTCCCTCTTTAATACCCCTTACAATCCAGCATGTATGTACGCATCCTGGACAAGATTCGGTTCTTATATAATACTTCCTAATTTCTTCTTGCATTTCAACAGGTGTAATCGTTTGATAATTCCTCCAAGGAGTTACACCTAATTTAATTTCACCATCTAAAAATTCAAGAGTACCTTCTTGAGGTATATTATGTTTAACGCCCCATCGATTAATTTGCGTTTTTAACATTTTATGTAGTTTTTCTCTAATTTTCCTTACAGTATCCATATCTTTAATTTCAAACTTCCTTTTATCGCCTCTTACAACTATAGCCTTCAAATTTTTGGAACCCATAACAGCACCTATTCCACCTCTACCTGCATGCCTCCAAATATCAACAGTAACATTTGCATATCTAACAAGTTTCTCTCCAGCAATGCCTATTGTAGCAACACTTACACGTTTGTCATTTAATTCTTCCTTTAATTTTTTATCAGTTTCCTGTGGATTTTTTCCCCAAAGATGCTTGGCTGGTCTAATTTCTACATCCTCATTTTTTATCAAAACATAAACCGGCTCATTTGCTTTACCTTTAAAAATCACAGCATCATAACCTGCAAATTTAAGTTGTGGCGCAAAAAAGCCACTTGCACTTGAATCATTCCAAGTATTTGTTAATGGTGATTTAGTTGCTACAGTAATTTTTGTTGTTCCTGAAATAGGTACTCCTGTTAATGGCCCAGTAACAAAAGCTATCATATTTTCTGGTCCTAAAGGATCAACTCCTGGTTTCAATTCATCATAAAGAATTTTGACAGCAAGACCTTTACCTCCAAGAAACTTTTGAGCTATATCCACGTCAAGGGATTTTTCATAAATTTTTTCTGAAGTTAAATCTATATATAAAAGCTTCTGATTGTAACCTCCAATCATTATTATCTCACTAAAATATGCGAATTCTTCTATTATTTAAACTTTTTTAAGTATGCTTGTTAAATAATTATGAAACCTATCACGAGATTGAATATGCCTGCCTATAAGTATAGCAAATAGATCTATTTTAAATTGTAAAAATTATTAAGAATGACTAAAGTTTTTAGTGTTTTTATTATTTAGGATAATGAGTCTATCCTATGTACTTCATAAGATAAGAAATATAAGTAAGTTTTATGCTTAAACTGACTATATGGTGAGAGAAATCAAAATTTCACTTATTGGTGCTGGTAGTTTAACGTTCTCGCCTGCTTTATTAAAAGCAATTTGTGAAAGCGATTTAGTTAAAGAATGTAAAGTTATTCTGGATCTTTTCGACATCAACTCTGAAGCTCTTGAAAGATTTTATAATCTCTCAAATAAAATTATAGAATATTATAAAAAATTAGGGAAAAACATAAATTTAAGTGTTAAAAAAGCTATAAGTAGGAAAGAATCGTTTGAAAATGTAGATTTTGTAATATTAACTATAGGTGTTGGAGGAATCGAAGCTACTTTAATGGATGGGAATATACCTTTAGAATATGGCATACCGCAATTCATTGCTGATACTGTAGGTCCGGGCGGGTTTATGAGAGGTATCAGACACGTGCCCGTGGTAGTTAATATTGCTAATGAACTTCATGATATTTCACCCAATGCTATTATAATTAATTATTCAAACCCTATGACGCCTTTAGTTAGAGCTATTCAAAGAGAAACAAAAATTAAGGCTTATGGGTTATGTACTGGAATATTTGGATGTATAAATTTCTTGTTTAATTTTTTGGAGGTAAGTAAACAGAAATTAAACATTTTCGAGGCTGGTATAAATCATTTCACATGGATAACTAAATTTAGTATTGATGGAAATAATGGATATGAATTGTTAGAAAAAAAGTTAAATGAAAAGGGAGTGCCAACAGGTTATCGCAGTACTATTACTATTGAACTTTATAAATTGTTTAATTTACTTCCTGTAGCTGGAGATAGGCATGTCGCTGAATTTTTCCCGAAAATTTTTATGAATAAGAAAACGATTGAGAGATATCAAATACCCCTATTTCCATATGAAACAGTTTATTTACCCGAAAAGAGAAAGCCATTAGAAGATATGCTAATAAAAGTAACTAAAAATGAAATGAATATTGAGACTTTTTTACAAGAAGAATTTCTTGAAAGAGAAGGAGTGGAAGCTATATCTTTAATTGAAGCCCTAATACTTAATAAGAAGACTTTCTTCCCAGGCATAAATATTCCAAATAATGGTTGTCTAAACTTAGTCCCTTCAGAGGCTATCGTCGAAATTCCTGCATATATAGATTCTTGTGGTATTCATCCCATAAATGTAGGGGGCCTTCCTAAAAGTATTACAGGGATAATTAATACAAGATTTTTCTTTTATGAAACTGAGATAGATGCAGCATTAACAGGAGATAAGGATCAAGCAATTCAAGCTTTAATACTTGATGGTTATATTGATTCAATAGATTTAGCAAAAGAACTTTTGCATAAGATGATAGAGAAAGAAAGAAAATGGCTTCCAGAATATTGGTTTAAATAACTTTTGTTTTTTTAACTTGGATGTTTTCAAGATAATTTTATCACCTTAATAATGGAATATCAAGATTTTGATAAATTCTTGAATAATTATATCTATAAAGTAAAATATTTAAGTAAAATATTCGAATCACTTAATCTTTCTTTAAGAATTTTAAAATAATGTTCTATTAAATTTCTTTTTCAAAAAGATTTATAAATATAATTCAATCCATATTTTTTTAAAAAAAAGAAGTTGTATGCTATTTAAAAATGTTTAAGAAAAACTTATATACAGCTTTAGGAGGTATTTTTTGAAATAAAATGTCCGAGAAAAAAATTAATCGAAGAGACTATTTAAAATATGCAGGCGCTGCTGTTGGTGGCTTGGTAGTTGGTGGAGCTTTAGGATATCTTACAGCACCAGGAAAAATTGAAAAAGTAACAGAAACAATAACTAAAACTGAAACTACAACAGCTGCCGCTGCTACTGTTACTCAAACAGTTACAAAAACTGTTACTCCAACACCCGTAACAACACCAAAAGTAGGAGAAATTAGAATTCTTGCTTGGCAAACAACTATTGATGACTTATACAAAAAATTAATAGAGGAAGACTTTACACCAAAAACAGGAATTAAAGTACTTTATGAAACCCCTGCCTGGGGAGCGTATACTGAAAAGAATTTAGCATCTTTGAAAGCAGAAAAATCTCCATATGACATTATTATTAACAATACTGAATGGACATTGCCTGCTTGGGCATTTGCAGGAAAACTTATGCCACTTAATGACTATATCAAAAGAGATTTTAAAGTAGAAGATTTCTTATCTGGTTTCCTAGGAATTTGTGCCTATCCTCCAGGAGGAAAAATTAAACCAACAGGTTTCTACTCTGACTTTGCAAAAGCAGAATTTTATGGTGTACCATACTTTGCCGATTCAGAAGCATTAGTATATAGAACTGACCTTTTTGAAGATAAAGGAATTACAAAACCGCCTAAGGATTGGGACGAATTTTTAGATATAGCTAAGGAACTTACCAACCCTGATAAGAAAATATGGGGCTTTACTTTCTATGGAGCAGCAAAAGGAAATGCGATATATGATTCATGGTTTAAATTTATACATAGTTGGGGGGCAAATGTTTTTGATGAAAACTTAGATCCAGCATTTAATACCAGTGAAGGAATAGAGGCAACCCAATTCCTTGTTGACTTATATTTAAAACATAAAGTTGTACCACCAGGCACTCCAACATTTGATCATGAAGCAGTAATGGATACTTATAAAGCAGGCATGGCAG of Nitrososphaerota archaeon contains these proteins:
- a CDS encoding aldehyde ferredoxin oxidoreductase family protein gives rise to the protein MIGGYNQKLLYIDLTSEKIYEKSLDVDIAQKFLGGKGLAVKILYDELKPGVDPLGPENMIAFVTGPLTGVPISGTTKITVATKSPLTNTWNDSSASGFFAPQLKFAGYDAVIFKGKANEPVYVLIKNEDVEIRPAKHLWGKNPQETDKKLKEELNDKRVSVATIGIAGEKLVRYANVTVDIWRHAGRGGIGAVMGSKNLKAIVVRGDKRKFEIKDMDTVRKIREKLHKMLKTQINRWGVKHNIPQEGTLEFLDGEIKLGVTPWRNYQTITPVEMQEEIRKYYIRTESCPGCVHTCWIVRGIKEGKYAGIEGVGPEYESLSCLGPVCAISDVPTIIYGNYLCNLYGMDGISTGASIAFAMECYENGILTKDDVNGLDLRFGNCEAFIELIKMIGERKGIGKLLGEGTMRASQEIGKGSEKYAIHTKGLEYPGYLPKNFPAMALALATADRGACHLRAWIAEEVHLASLEPAVFEEKELRRRARLVVKTQNSNAWLHSLGICTHVWYFFGYNMLPELLEAVTGWKFTEEALNKIGERVYNLTRLFNVREGFTRKDDTLPWRFMYEPIPDEPFKGACIKPEYFNIMLDEYYEARGWNKENGIPTKAKLKELNLIQ
- a CDS encoding FAD-dependent oxidoreductase, with the translated sequence MVKRRIRCEQSVIFKKLFEPASIANVEIKNRIVMSPMCTYFAAPDGSITERLTYYYEERAKGGVGLIITGYTFIGDESSRDLGNQIGIHNDRFIAGLNFLVEQVHRYDTKIFAQLSYYGRRSNELCKKNENTNKEALINIEELSLKDIESIVNLFGKAAKRAKIAGFDGVEIHALFPDILSRFMLKQTNKRNDKYGGGFENRMRIIREIVDSIRGYVGDGFPIGFRFGAGDNFYFMNGKEFTFSEAQKAAALLEDFGADYLNIFRVPLPIYTKQSYKGAEIVKQKVKIPVIIGGSIVEPLMAEEILFSNKADLVALGRALIADPEWPRKAKEGKYEEIRKCIRCNECIARVTQYQSLKCAINVNVGLESKMQITEAVVKKKVAIIGGGPAGMEAALTLALRGHKVTLFEKEPILGGKLIPGSRPVFKRDIKNLIEWFNKRLKEMPIELILGREVTTEMIVKNNFDVVVIATGTKTKSINIPIEKGVRTYTAIEVLNNFQRKEIGKNIIVIGGGVTGCEVAIFIANMKKKVTLLEAREEILADEKTEFNKIELMRMLKQAKVKIYTGVKLKKLTKRGVFFLNKDKEVFLPADSIIVAVGNESNRELFEKLKGKISEIYCIGDCKFPRKIYHAIHEGFEIGLLI
- a CDS encoding sugar ABC transporter substrate-binding protein, with product MSEKKINRRDYLKYAGAAVGGLVVGGALGYLTAPGKIEKVTETITKTETTTAAAATVTQTVTKTVTPTPVTTPKVGEIRILAWQTTIDDLYKKLIEEDFTPKTGIKVLYETPAWGAYTEKNLASLKAEKSPYDIIINNTEWTLPAWAFAGKLMPLNDYIKRDFKVEDFLSGFLGICAYPPGGKIKPTGFYSDFAKAEFYGVPYFADSEALVYRTDLFEDKGITKPPKDWDEFLDIAKELTNPDKKIWGFTFYGAAKGNAIYDSWFKFIHSWGANVFDENLDPAFNTSEGIEATQFLVDLYLKHKVVPPGTPTFDHEAVMDTYKAGMAAMMIFWGNTPLGDIPIAKVSRYAVCPVKKRVATRTAGAAFTIPRTASNPDLAWEYIKWALSPSIRRIAVGELGAPAVLTAEIAYAKEGSNAWAVAQTVARPDVGVSPAIPNLIEAADAISPFLNRALIGEISVKDALSGAEEKVKEVMKELKAMIG